A genome region from Alphaproteobacteria bacterium includes the following:
- a CDS encoding M50 family metallopeptidase → MRFYIASFLIAAFSLVSFAFVQFTGHIETPYVIDFNLPGFPLTHIHKGLLPLPLYLLLFPLSECFHYMTVTIHEPGHALAYWLFGSPALPLMDAVHGGGVTYSIGRSHAVLAFVYALMAAGAGLLAYKKMWRGLAALAVFASLHIALLATGYDYPLAIFAGHGMEIAVCCWCFARATRVEDPLPKAERYITMIFGLHLMGRVILLPLALIFVNARRMTYGMQKGTPGSADLDKFARELGLPMEGAAWIMLAVFAVAITATLVLIARRRAKPCA, encoded by the coding sequence ATGCGTTTTTATATCGCCAGTTTTTTGATCGCCGCATTCAGCCTTGTGTCTTTCGCCTTTGTGCAGTTCACGGGGCATATCGAAACGCCGTATGTGATCGATTTCAACCTGCCGGGTTTTCCGTTGACGCATATCCACAAGGGGCTGTTGCCGCTGCCCCTGTACCTGTTGTTGTTCCCGCTGTCGGAATGTTTCCATTACATGACCGTCACCATTCACGAACCCGGCCATGCGCTGGCATACTGGCTGTTCGGGTCGCCGGCACTGCCGCTGATGGATGCCGTGCATGGCGGCGGCGTGACATACAGCATCGGGCGCAGCCATGCGGTGCTGGCCTTCGTTTACGCGCTGATGGCGGCGGGCGCGGGGCTGCTGGCGTACAAGAAAATGTGGCGCGGGCTTGCGGCGCTGGCGGTTTTTGCATCCCTGCATATCGCGCTGCTGGCAACAGGTTACGATTACCCGCTGGCGATCTTCGCGGGCCACGGGATGGAGATTGCGGTTTGCTGCTGGTGTTTCGCGCGCGCGACGCGCGTTGAAGACCCGCTGCCGAAGGCGGAGCGGTATATCACCATGATTTTCGGCCTGCACCTGATGGGGCGCGTCATCCTGCTGCCGCTGGCGCTGATTTTCGTGAATGCGCGGCGGATGACATACGGGATGCAGAAAGGAACGCCGGGATCGGCCGACCTCGACAAATTCGCGCGCGAACTGGGGCTGCCGATGGAGGGGGCGGCGTGGATCATGCTGGCCGTGTTCGCTGTTGCCATCACCGCCACGCTGGTATTGATCGCACGGCGCAGGGCAAAGCCATGCGCCTGA